GAAGCCTCCACAGAGGGGATGTGCCTGGAGATGTGCTAATGATGAATGAAAACCACCCAGAAGAGTCCACGTTATCTATGCAACTCCAAACAAATTTGCAGTTTTCCCTGCGTGCGTAGTGAAGCTTTGGTGCCAGAAGCCTTTAAGGAACATGACACATATCCACAAGcactgcttgggaaaaaaaaaagtcattgaaacatccattcatttttttaatcaggcaAAAAGCCATTTACCACTCTCTAAACCAGTCCCCAGATCTATGTGCTCTTAACTCCCCAGCTGAgacaggagctgtgctggcaggcgACGGCAGCCCGTGCCACTGGACGCAGCCACAGTTCTCAGGCCAGTTGCTCTGCTTGCTTTCACTGGCAGTGGATTTAATTCCTGCCCTGGTTTGCAGCTTTTCCAGCATACTCGAGGCCTCTCTTCAGCCCCTTGTAAAACTTTGCTGTGTGAACTAACTGACTGCAGGAAGACCTGAGGACATTTTGTACTCATCCCCCTAATAAAACCTCTGCAGCTCACCTGCAGTCATGCATCTGCCACCAAGGCAGCGGCAGTATAACGTGAGCTAAGGTATGCCAAATAAACAACATTTCACCATGCCAGAGCCCCTGTTGCGTACAAACACCTGCAACAGCCTTGAAACTTGGGCAAAGCAGAACTCCTGTTCTGTTCGCTGTTTTTTGCTTGAACACACTACTGAAAGGCGGTAAAGGGGGACAGAGCAACACGCATCCAgccctatttttcattttcactgtgaaCATCAACGCCCCCAGTGAATACTCTACCCCATCAGAGCGTTTCCCAGTGCTTTGATTTCTCCTCCCCAGTCCTGTGCTCTTGGCTttcagtgcaattgctcaccttTGCCAAATGAGCTGATTCAGTATTCAGTTACACGccctttgctcctttttttttttttaatcaaagggaaaaaaggagccAAACTGGCACTTGATACTGAGTCCTCTTAATTGCAAAGGGGAGAAATCATCTGCAGCAAGTGTGATGTACAGCAGCAGCAAGCACAAAATGTATAACCTGATGTACAGCAGTAGCTGAGCAGAGAGACACTGTCAAGCTCATTGGCTTCCTGCAGGATACCAAGGACTTAATCTTGagttttgcagtttttaaatgtcAAAGATGACAGAGCTCTGCATAATGGGAATAGTTTCAAGTGGAACTGGCAGCTGTGGCCCGTCTCCTGGGCTCTATATACGTAATCCTCCCAAAAAGGATCTTCAGCCTCACTTGACCAACAGCAATCAAGACACAGAACTTAAATGATTTCACAAGGCAAGTGAAAGAGAATGAAGACCCACCACGAGGCCATGTCAGCACAGACTCCCCGCCACAGCTTTCCCTTCTGGGCTGGGGCAACCTCTACAACAAGGAGGAAAGTTGTGGACTGAGATGTTACGGAGTTAGAAAACGCAGTAAGTGATCAACCGATGTCCGGGCAGCGTCCTGCGGGACCACCATGTGTGCAGGGAGCTGACAACAACAAACCTGACACCGAGCTGCTGTGGAAGCTCACAAAATTCCTGTCTCTTGCTACACAATGATGCCTGGATTAAGGTTACATTCCTCCGTGCTGCATTTTATCACGCAGCCGCTATTTTGGTCAGAAAGTCAGCAAGCCCTTATTTGGGAAGCTGTCCCACTGAAGGGCAGCATGAAGGGCAGCGAGATGAAAAGGCTGCTTCTGAAGGCAggcctgggggagctgcctggagcCACAGGAAGcccaaatcttcctctctgcttctcgTTAATGTGCCAACATCCTTTTCTCAGCCCGACCCTTGCGTCGCTCTCTCTTCCCTCAAACCGCATGCTGTGGGTGAGCTACTCTCATAACTCACACACTCTGGGGAAGACACCAAGAGGGTTTAGAAATGAAGTCCCTCTTCTTAGATAGAAAAGCCTTAGTGCTAGAGATTTAAAATGCCTAACTTAGAACAGGTTGGAGATCTGCAGACAGACAGATGAAGGTGCAGCAAGACAAACACAAAGTCCTCTGTTCAGAGGCTTTTTCTTTCACTCCTCTTGTCACAACACATACCTGCAGCAGACTGACCTTCACTTACACAGCTGGACCAGCCACTCTGCTGCCTCCAACACCAGGAGCCACCTAAGGGGACATCTCCCCATGCTAGGTGTCTCTGCCAGCCCTGgcaagggctgcagggggctgCCGGGCAGCTCTGGCCCAGTGGCCGAGGCTGCCAGATGTGCACGCTAACCTGAACCACAGCTACGCGATCTTGCCTTTGTAGACAAACTCGCTCAAGCAGGGCAGGCGCCAACCACACAGCTCGAGACCTCCGATACCCACAGGCACTCGGTTTCCACTGAGGCCAGTGGGATTTTAAGCAGTGTGCATCTGTCTCTGGATGACCTACCACTTGCCAAAAAAACTCCATGGAGGATTAACACCATGAGGAACCTCTCGCCAGTTGATCTTCTGGCGTACCCGAGGGCAGCAGGGACCAGACAACCTTTCTGTCTTGACTATTTAGCAGATTCTACCTGGTGGTATGAAGCCTGTGACTGGACACGCTCTCCAGCACAGCACCCCTCCTGACCAGCACACTGCTCTTGCACAGCAATGAAGTTCTTTTGGCTGACATCAACCTTCACAACAGTCCAAGAGATGCACACAGCAGGAATCGGACAGCTGAGGGCTGCAGACTCCCCTCAGACTTTAGAAGTCCTTGACTCCTGAGTTTTAAGTTAGTAAATCTCTTTATATTGCTTGGTTAGGGCTGGGTGGTATTTTTCATCAGTCAAAACCAACTAAAAAGTGGGAACTGGGAAAAGAGTTTGGAATTGAAGCCATAAAGAATCCAAAATATTTACCTTGTTTCAAAATAACACTGCATTTTGGTAACTGgctaaactattttaaaaaattaatcaattACATTAATGGGAcatttcagttgattttttttttttcctcaatccaATGGGTGTTTTGCTGCTCTACTGCAAAGTCAGAAGATACTTGCAGACTTCCAGCCCTTGTGTCGATCCATGGATTTACACCACCGGGTGGACAAGCATTGGAATTGCAATTTCAGGAGCAGTTTGTTGCATTTTAACAGGTGGCTCATTTCAGCAATAAAAAAGCACCTGTTGAACCAGCTTTGCTGGCTGGTGGGACCTGGAGAGCGAAGCCCTCTCCTAATCTACAGAAGGACAGCAGTAACAAAGCCCTCTCACTGCTCCTCTCAGGCTTTTCAATGTTACTCCCCTGGTCTCACCAGTCAGCGCATTTCATCAGGTAGGTAGTATTTTGTTACTGGCATGAAAGACCTCCACTATAATACAGTAACTATGAAAAGTATGGATATTTTATATAGTCCTATAACCTTACACATTCCCATGGTAGCTCCGCTAACACTTCAATACTTTCAAGTATTTTGGAATACACCACACAGCACTTCTAACACCAGTTGCTATGATCTCTAACACCATGGCTAGCACTCGGTACCCTCCCATTTTTCAGGATTTCCGTAGCTGTAACTACCTTAACCtggacagcaaagcagcagacATGTAACAGCCCTTGGAAATCTCATCTTGCTCTAACAGCACCAGGGACTATCATAAAAATTGTGGTACGTGAGAACTCTGAACATGCATGCCagtatcaaaaataattttacgTGTATTGAATACTGTCACCTAAGAGTCCAGGCAACGCTGGCTTCAATTTGTACAAAAAGAAACATGTtgtttcttgtttaaattttaaagcttCTCTCAATAACCATTTCACAACTTGAAAACAGACTTTGAACTACCGAATGCTCACGACCTGTACCAACGATTACAGCAGAACAGCACTGAGCAGGGAGCAGCTGTTTTAATTCGTGCGTGCGGAGGCTGACAGCGTTAACACAAAACCGCTCCACAGCTCCGGCTGGCTTGATCTGCCAGGGAACAAAAACACCCACTGGTCCCTACAGGCAGGCTTGATGCACAGCTAGCATCTAAAATACAACTCAGACAAGACTTTTGGAGGGCTCTCCTCAAATTCCGGAGGTGAAGACTTTGTTAcatccaattttatttttacaaaaatgctGTAACACGCATGCCAATAGGAAAACTGGTTCTTTTGTCTTAAACCATGTCAGTCCTTTTTCTGCTGAGCAGCCTGCTTGGCATTGTTGGCCTGCATCTTCTTCAGCCcctttttgttgtgtttctttgCAAATCTCATGTTCCTCAGAAACTTGGGATCAACctataaaaataaggaaaaaataagccaTGTTGTAGAAGGGACATatgtaaaaacatatatatatatatgtgtatttccAGATTGTTCCAATTATTCCCAAATGCTGGCTGTGAttaattcagggtttttttctgatttattacatcaacaaaattattttagccaTCTGTAACCATCCTTTAACTAGCTATTTTCCTTAATTTCcataaacaaacaagcaaaccgaAAACCCCAGCAATAAACATACGGAAGGGACAAATTGAGTAAAGCTGTAAACAAGAAATTTCATTTCCATGTCACAATACATTCTGGATCTGAAGTACCACAAACCAACCCTGGCAGGTGAGCGCATATACATGTAATCCTTGGGTAAAGACCAATGCCACTTCCTCAGGCCTTTCCTTTttacattaaaggaaaaaagtaccAGCACAGAGAAGAGTAGCTCCCCCGTTTTTGTCAGCTAACGGCTGGCTAATGCATCCTGTCACGGCTCGGACCAATTCTCAGAACTATCAGCTACTGTCCCACTGAGAAACTTTTGCTGTTTTACTGTAAGCAGCATTTTAACTGGCACACGAGTATCAGGATTTTGCCATCTTAAGCTCATGCACACTCGGTGCAAGGAGACAGACTCAGAGACTGCCGGACTATCCGCAGGAGGGGGCGGGACTGAACCCTCACCGAGCTATGCAGAAGACAAGCGTTTATGTCACATCCCAAAAGCCGATAGTCACAGCTACAAGGCAAACAGAACCACAGCTCTCCCCAAAGCCAAAATGTCCTGTTTTCACTCTCAAGTGTGGAAAAAGATCCCGTTATATCACTTGTCGAATCCCcgaaaaagcaaaatgctgccaTTTTCATACGTATTGTCCAGAAACGCCAATTCCTCTCATCTTCTGAGTCAAATTCTCTGGATTAGTACAGATGGTAAAATAATATTGAAGGATACAGAGAAGTAGGAGAGACAGCAGGACTCAGAAGGGAGAAGAGCTATCCAACTGACACCTGTTTGTTTCACTGGAAGCAGCAGTTAGTGACACCCACCTGAGCACGACAGAGACGAAATTCGCTAATAACTGAAAAGCGGTTTTATAGACATACAAGGGTGGATTTCATGTGGGTTAGAAATATCACAGCTGCATGTAAG
The genomic region above belongs to Aptenodytes patagonicus chromosome 8, bAptPat1.pri.cur, whole genome shotgun sequence and contains:
- the RPL29 gene encoding large ribosomal subunit protein eL29, which translates into the protein MAKSKNHTTHNQSRKWHRNGIKKPRSHRYESLKGVDPKFLRNMRFAKKHNKKGLKKMQANNAKQAAQQKKD